The Canis lupus baileyi chromosome 29, mCanLup2.hap1, whole genome shotgun sequence genomic interval ggctcctcatgcgAAGCCTGAAGcagagcttgatcctaggaccccaggaccacaacctgagccaaaggcagacactcaaccactgagccacccaggtgcccctgaaacatctgattttcaaaataattattgctgATACACATACTATTAATTATTAGCAACCTTctcaacttctatttttttttttaattttttttaaaatttatttatgatagtcacagagagagagagagagagaggcagagacacaggcagagggagaagcaggctccatgcaccgggaacccgatgtgggattcgatcccgggtctccgggatcgcgccctgggccaaaggcaggcgccaaaccgctgcaccacccagggatcccctcaacttctattttaaaaatctctaaattcCCTAACTTTCTATGGAGATGATTATATTGTCTGCAAATACTACACTAAAACCAATTACTACTCCcctacctattttattttataccattAGTTAGGACTTCCTTGTAAATTATACAATGTTGTATACTGTACAGTGGGAATGAGAGCTGTTATCCTTGATTGCTCTTGATTTTAGGAATTTACTGGATGAATGCATTTTACCAGATTAACAACATTCTTCTccctatcttttttaaaaaagatatttatttatttattcatgtgagagagagagagagagagagaggggcacaaagacacaggcagaggaagaagcaggccccatgcagggagcctgatgtggaactagatcccgggtctccaggatcacgccctgggctgaaggcagcgctaaaccgctgagccacccaggctgcccattattCTCCATatctaatttaagaaaaatggaggtgaaagatttaaatttttgtataatctctatacctaatgcAGGGTTTGAACCtacaccccaagatcaagagttgcacacttcaCAGACTAAATCAGCTAGGGACCCCTATATGGCtgatttttatttgataatatatttaagatttgGCCATAGGACTCATCTTTCTCTTAGTTTTTCAAACTAAACAtgcaaagaattcaaaatagctaaaacttattttgaaaaagaacaaaattgaaaagaaagaaaaagaacaaaattggattCACTCTTCAGTTTCAATATTGACCACAAAGctataatcaagacagtgtgctagtGGCATAGGACTGACAAACAGACGAAGGGGCCAGAATTCATAGTACACAATTAAACCTGAAGATTTATGATCAATTGACTTATAATAACAGTGTCAAGGCAATTCGatagggaaagaatagtcttttcaacaaatggtgcaaTATGCACAAGAAATTTAAACTTTTACCTCATACTCTACACAGAAACATTAACTCAGATCCAAGAACTAAAACTGtaattcttcaaagaaaacacCATGACCTTCACCAGGCAAAGATTACTTACACATGACATCAAAATCATGAGTAGTAACAAAAAAAGATctagactttatcaaaattaaacatttttgacCTTCAAAAGACACTAATTAAGAAAAGTACAagacaaggggtgcctggctggctcagtaggtagagcacgtgactcttgatctcagggtcataggttTGAGAACTACACTGGGTGCagaatttagggggaaaaaaacaaaacaaaaaaacacgtaTTGGATAAAGGATTtacatctagaatatataaaaagaagagGTATTTGAAACGAAGTTGAAGACACCATGAAACTAAACTCAGTAATGTGctcataaatgtttaataatcCACTTCCCTGATGCCCTGCCCACCAAAAGGCCCTGATTTGTAGTTTTTTTCCTATCTCTATGGTATTAAATATCCCTACCATCATCAATACCAAGCTACCACCATAACAGTGTTGAACTAGGGTTCGGAAAAGATATGCAGTAGTACACCATTATTTAGTATTTCTACTCTATAGATACAATACACACAATCGAGAGCATAGATATTAGTACTGTTATAAACTAATTAGGAAATGAtgagttaaaaatatttagtatatttgtTTTCAAGAGAATTTATGGTTACCATTGTAGGCATCAACTCATTATTCTAAAGattgataaataaaagaaacaatttatCCTGTACAGAGTAACCAAAGAGTTGATAGGGAAAAATTCTTAACTAAAACCATCAGGTTAAATAGAACATAGAACTTTATAATAAGATCAGCCTGAATCAGCTGGCTAATCTTAGCTCACTAAAAAGGAGAAACTCAGATATATGTGCCTCCTGGGAGGATTTAAACTACGACAACAGTTCCTTTGTCTTGGCTGCTAAAATAGCATCcatggggatccctaggtggctctgcggtttagtggttgccttcggcccaggacgtggtcctggagacccgggatcgagtcctgcatcaggctcccggcacggagcctgcttctctctctgcctgtgtctctgcctctctctctctctctctcgaataaataaataaataaaatcttaaaaagtaaaataaaatagcatccAGACTATGGAAGACCTGGAAATGTCAGGATGTGAACCACAACCAAAATGACAAGTACCAACAGCACCCAGAAGGCCAGGGTAATGCTGGTAGCATCAACGCAGGATCAACTTCAAAAAACATCACCCAGGTTACTTTGGGAAAGCTGGTATGGTGCATTACCACTTAAAGAGGAGTCGGACCTTCTGCACATCTGCCAACCTTTATTAGTGAGCAGACACTGGCAAATAAATGCAGGAAAAACAAGACTGAAACTGATTCTACCACTGACAAAATGCAATCAAGTCACAAAGTTCTGCAGAAGGGAAAGCTCCCAAATCAGCCTGTCATCACAGAAGGTTAAATTCTTTAGCAGAAGAGCTGAGAAGATTAatagtggtggtagtggtgggggaTGTCCTGGTAGCTTAAAGCCAAATGGAAGGAGACTCATTAAACTCTAACAagtgggcagcccctgtggcgcagcagtttagcgccacctgcagcccggcgtgtgatcctggagacccagaatcgagtcccacgtcgggctccctgcatggatggagcctgcttcccctctgcctgtgtctctgactctctctctctctctctctctctctcggtctctcatgaataaataaataaaacctaaataaataaataaatgctaacaAGTGCTTTtctcaaagagagaaagaacaaagtattCCTAAGAAATGGAACCTGGATCTAAGCTTGTATAGCTATGTACATAGCTATTACCACTTTTCAGAAAATAAGTAGACTGAGGAACAAATCAAAGAACAATACAAAAggggtaaacaaacaaaaaaacccagccaATTCCAGAATGTAGGtcattatataaaacaaacaattcagtTTTTGTCAATGACATGGTAAAAGTGAGGAAGGTGTTACGGAAGAAAAGAGAGTCAACAGTGAAATCTGGATCCTGAATTTAAAGATTTGAGACCACTGGGGAAATCTTGACATGGCCTAGGTAGATGATATCAAAGGTTTAGTGTCAGTTTTCTTAAATGTAATAACGTAATTACGACATAGTGACCATGTTTAAAGACATGTTCTCAGTAAAAGATGCCTGAGTGAAAGAGTAAAATCTCATAATTTAAAGATTCTGACAAAAttttcacaatgaaaaaaaatatggactAGTGGCTGAATGAATTACATATAAGAGTATAGTATTACTATTCTCTCTTCTTACATGACTGTTTCAGTttctgttaaagaaaataaaagcatgataCTTGCCAATGAGATCACTTCGATCTAGCAACAACTCCAGATCTTTATCACTAATGACCTTCTCTCTTGATCCCTTTACTTCCCtgtaaggaaacaaaatattcaagTCCTTATGATAAATCAAAACTGaattacatttttctcaagttaaaaaaaaggcTTACCTTTCATAATCTCTAGATTTTAATAATTCCATTAATTCCTTAGGGTCTAAGAAATTCTTAGATTGATTTAATCCAGACTGACCACCTTTGAAATGATCTagaaaaaattttcaagaaattgaaaacactgaaaattacttttaaagcCAAAATATACATTACAAACCAGTAAAGAATGGCTTATGTTAAAAACAACAAGCAAAGTCAAGTGttaataaggaagaaaagcaacCACAACTCTCATACTCTGCTGGTAGAAGTATAAAATGGTATGCCCACTTGGGGAAAAGTTTAGCAATTTCCTATAGGTAAACATACACTCATTCAAAGACCAAGAACAAAGGCATATGTCCACAAACTCTTGAGCAAACAAGAGCACCTTactcataaaaaacaaaatctagaaaacaatttaaacattAATAAAGAATGGATAAACTATTAACTTCTAATACACACAtcaacaaatcttaaaatactatGAACAAAAGTAGCTCCATACATACAAATGAATTCACATATGAGATTAGGAAAACTTCTCTATGTGGCAGAAACTGAAACAGTGATTGCCTTTTACTGAGAGACAAGGGAACATGGAAAATGATGCACAAGGAAATGCTTTTGGATGAACCAGAGCTTTGTTACCTTGATCTGGAGAATAGTTACaagtgtatacatttgtcaaaatccatgaATCTGTACACTTACCATCAGTATTTTACTGTATGTATATTACCTCAACAAAGTCATTActtaaaaaattcctttcaaattgttttttgatataaatttttcaaaatgctgaaaaCGGAATTGGGAAAAGAAAACTAGACATACACTTTACTGAATTTAAATTATAGTCCATAAAGAAAATTTATCTCATCactaaaatttctaaataaacacaggtgaaaaaattttaatttgcacAAAATCTTATTAGAAAAGTTCTTTTTTCCTCCAGTGTAAATTCCAAGTACAATCTAAATGTTCAGTCAAGTTAAACTGAAGATTTCTAAAAGCTAACCCACATTTCCTTCAGTCATATATGTGAGACAAAGTATTTAAGTAGAAAGCAGGTAGAAAAGtagtagaaaacaaactgatagtGATTTTCAACATTATCATGTTCCTATTTCTCTAGGCTTCACAACTTATAGATGTTTTCAACTTTTGTTAAGATAGCCATAGAGCCAATTTCTCCAAATAGAATTTGATATTACACAAATAAAAGTAGAATCTTAgggaacaaaatataaaacaccaATGCCTTACTTACTCTACTTCCCCTACTTCTCAGAATCTTTTCTAGTTTATAAACACTGTATTtgtgcctgggtgactccgtcGGTTAAGTAttcctcttgatttcagcccgggtcatgatctcagggttgtgagactaagGCTTGCATTGGGTGgggtccatgctgggcatggagcctgcttgagattttctctctccctccctgtctatCCCCGCAATCTTCTCTCCccatcttcaaaaataaaaacacactatttaaaaaatactaggtttaaaatgatgaaaagaatgTTCTAGagccaaatattttttgaaaaagtgagTTCAAccaagtaaatacatttttaatagcGCTACTTCAATgtatttttagtatttagtatACTGGACTTGTAAGAAGTGGCTTGAAGTCTTCGTAAAGTCTTTTGGCAGGTAATCTCTTACCAAGAATAAGCATTAACATCATGCCAAATCCCCAGGACAGAGGTTAAGATATAGCACTTTGAAAGTGTCCTGGAGTTTTCTCTGCCCCCTCTGCTCCTTATCTAGATACTACCATtagttttttcttcatttctgtttataGTCATACAAACCTAGTATAGGTCTTTACAGCTGTAAATTCcccactatttatttttttaagtagacttcaGGCCCAGCATGGAACCAAATATGGGACTTtaactcacgaccctaagatcaagacctgaggtgagatcgagagtcagatgctgacCTAACTGAGCGACCTCTTCACTAACTCTAAATCCTACACTAAGTTGTGCCAATTTCTATTACAAGAAAATAACAGTAATGAAATCTCACAATATACAACAGACAACTGAAATAAGAAAAGTACTACAAAGTATTATTTACTTTTGTGGATGATCaacttttccagttttcttttagcAGCTGCTCTTTCCACAATTTTCTGATCGATAGTATTTGCTGTGACAAGACGATATACAACAACTGGCTTTGTCTGACCAATTCTATGACATCTATCTTGGGCCTGAAGATCCGACTGAGGATTCTTAAAgtgatagagaaaaataatatttaataatatttaacagtttatttattattattttaaagattttatttatttattcatgagagacagagagagagagagagagacagagacctacaaagagggagaagcaggctccatgcagggagcctgatgcggcactcgatcccgggactccagaagcatgccctgagtcaaaggcagatgttcaaccgctgagccacccaggggtcccaatatTTAACAGTTTAACattaaagttatttaaactcCTACTAAATGGGTAAAGTCAAATGCATGATCCAATCGAATCTTTTAAAGTCTCCTAACTCATTTTAGATTTCTAGAATGGTTCCAATGATAaaatatgttcaagtctttaCATACAGGGCACTTGGTAATGATTTTTGTCTTAAGATGGGATACCCTttcaaaacagataaacaaaactgcAAAGCATACAATGAAAGATAATAGATAAAACCGCAAAATGCACATTGAAAGATAAAAAGTTCAGAATGGAAATATAACAGTATATTGCCATACTTCCAACTTACCCAATCACTATCATAAATGATAACTGTATCTGCTGCAGTCAAATTAATGCCCAGGCCACCAGCTCGTGTACTCACTAAGAAGATAAATACATCTGGATCTGTGTTGAAGCTGTGCatctaaaagcagaaaaaaaaaaaaaaaaaaaagtaaagaataaccAGCATTCTTCAAACTAAGTATGAATTCTTCAGTATCTACAGCACTTTCAATATGgagtaaataaatactgaaaaaccCAGAAGTCATGAAAGTTGAAAAAGACCAATttgctgaaaaaaagaaagttatcagACTCCCCtcccatgaaattaaaaaaaaaaaaaaatcgctaaGCATACCTACTGCCCAGGTTAAGACAGTAAACCGGGGAAGCACTCTAATCAATTTGATCTTTAGAGGGCCTTGAGACTGGGTAACTCAGGCCAGTCACACAGATACATAATGCCTATGTGACTAACCTTCAATGGAAACCCTGCACACCAAGGCTCAATGAGCTTCTCTGGCTTACTTCACATGTGCAGTTACAAACTGCTGCTGGGACAATTAAATGCTGCCTATGTGACCTCACTGAAAACTCACATCTAGTTTCTCCTAGACTTCACCCTATGTGAGTCAactttttgctgatttttttttttaagatttatttatttatttattcatgaaagacagagaggcagagacacaggcagagagagggagaagcaggctctgtgcggggagcccgatgttggacttaatcccaggactccagaaccacatcctaggctgaaggtggcgctaaaccattgagccacccaagctgccccttTTTGCTGATTTTAACCTGTATCCTTTCACTCTAATAAATCATAGCAATGagcattagaaataaaaacagaactaacGCTAACCAAAAGAACcaaagaggaaaattattttgttataacaATTAAAAGGTGTATCCACTGGAGACTGAATCAATCATTCAGATCTAGCAAATAATTAGCTTATAAACATCTTTTGCTTAggttaatttcatttgttttccaagCCCCTCTTTTATTAAGGACATTTTTGTTGGGGCACTCGTGTGGCTTAGTTGGTCAAGTGTCTACtggaggctcaggtcatgatctctgaccCTGGGGTGgagcctcacatctggctccctgtagaGGGAGCCTGATTCTTATCCACCTCTCTGcggctccccctgcttatgttctctttcactctaataaataaataaataaattcttaaaaagggggggaaggagcagcccgggtggcttggtggtttggtgccgccttaggcccagggcatgatcctggagacccgggatcgagtcccacatcgggctccttgcatgggacctgcttctccctctgcctgtgtctctgcctctttgggtctctcatgaataaaaataaataagtaaataagtaagtaaataaataaataaataaataaataaaagatatttttgttaaaaaagaaaactcacacATCACAAGGGAAGTTTAaggaagaatatttaataatactattttttttaaagcttaggtCATCTTTTCTTAAGATATAAGgactgaacaacaacaaaaaccccaagtGGTTTCCCAGGAGATGGGGTAGGCAGGTAGGTTGCCTGAGAGAACTTTCTGAGCTGATGTTAAGTTGTTGTACCTTGATAGGAGTTTGGgtcacacatatatacattcattaaaactcagaaaataaaCACTTTCCTTTATTCACCTCAGGATATGTAAAATTTacccaaaaagacaaaatatgctGAAATAGAAGTATcatctataatttattttgaaatatcccccaaaagataaaatgttaagtAGATACAGAAATGGACTGATTCTTGATCACATGTATGTGACAAAAAAGGAATAGGATAGGCTAACAGCAGGTTCTCGGTGGATTTACAGGTGGTTCCTGTAAAATTCTTCAACTGCTATAGAGTTTAAATTTCTAGTGAAATGTTGGAGTAGAGGGAAGAGCCaaactcaggagaaaaaaagatctggtgggatccctgggtggcgcagcggtttagcgcctgcctttggcccagggcgtgatcctggagacccaggatcgaatcccacgtcgggctcctggtgcatggagcctgcttctccctctgcctgtgtctctgcctctctctctctgtgtgactatcataaattaaaaaaaaaaaaaaaaaaaaaagaaaaaaagatctggtTATCTCAATATCCTTACAGTCACAGTGGTAGTGAAGTAGGATATTAAGTCAAGTTGGAccagaaaatatacataatttaagaaacattaaGGCTTactaaataaaaatgcttatatttttgACCCTGCTACAAGGTGTTTAGTCTACCAATTTGAGGGTCTACTCTGAACATTACATTAGAAATCAAGACAGTTACAAAAGAGAATTTGGTACGTATGATGTAAgcattcttacatttttttctctctctgaataagaCATGGATCCATCAAGCCTGCTAAAGTTGAAATTTCTGAAGTGGCAATAATCCATCAAAATGTCCAACATTCTTGTCATTTGTGAAAAAAGCAGCacctgaaatttaaatatatcataGTATCTGTATCAATTAATAAGAGGTAATTAAGCAACCAAAAATCCAATCAAAAGTACCACCTTGTGACCTCTGGCTTTTAGTTCTGGCAGCATTCGatccaaaattaagaatttcccAGAATTTGTTACCAATTCTTCATCAATCTTAAAAGCAGGcaaagaagaacagaaaaatcaGTCACAATAATTACTAGTAATCTgtcttttatcaaaataaaatccaggtaAATAGTTCATTTTCAATGACAAGTCCCCAttaaactttaaattaaaaaaaaaaaaaattgagggacgcctgcctgggtggctcagcagtttagcgtcggtctttgactcagggtgtgatcccggggttctaggatcaagtcccacacaccaggcttcctgcatggagcctgcttctccctttgtctgtgtctctgcctctctgtgtttcatgaataaataaataaaatcttaaagaaaaattgaccttattatttgatctttttaaatcAGAAGATAGTTCTTTCTCAAGGAAAGACACACTCTAGAATTTAAAATtgagggcacctggatagctcaatcggttaagcacccaactcttgatttcagttcaggtcatgatctcagaatcatgagatcaagccccacatggggctccacactgagcatggaggcagcttaagattctctctccctctgcccctctcctgtttacacacacatactccctcaaaaaaataaatgacttcacaaaaatggaaatcaaatgaAGTCCCCCCTTGATTTATCCTCCCCGCTCCTCTcccaaatgctttatttttaaaaaaaattttatttgggccacgtgggtagctcagtggtggagtgtctgccttcgctcaggtcgtgatcccagggtcctaggaccaagtcccacatcaggctcctcatagggagtgtgcttctccctctgcctctctgtctctcatgaataaataaaatctaaaaaataaaaagattttatttatttatttgagagagagagagagaacatgagtgggggcagaggagcagagagagaagaggaagactcctcactgagcagagagcctggcactgggctcaatcccaggacgccatgatcaggacctgagccaaaggcagatgcatcaccaactgagtcacccaggtgcccctgaaagggTATTTTATAATAGGAGAACTGTAAGTTTAAACTTACTGCACAGATGTcggagtttattctttttttaaagatttattaatttatttgagttgagggagaaagggaggatggtagagagagagagacgaagaATGAATTACAGAAATCAGAACAGTACACTATTAAATGGTATTCACCTTAAACTCCTGTGTGACTGGGTCTATAGGGTATTCAATCAAATATGGATGATTACAACACTTACGAAGGAGCATCATTATATTCTGCAGTTTCAGATTAACTTCAGATTCCACAGGGATATTTGTTTCCACAACAGCTCTACCAAAAACATAATCCATGAATGTGAGAAAGACAAAAAGGATCAGTTTAAAgaatacttaaatttattttaaactcacACCTTTCTCGGTCTACTTCTGGCTGCATTTGACTGATCAGTTTTTCCAATTCATTAGGGAAATCATCTATTTTGCTGTAATTTATTGACTTTCTGGCTCGCCGTCTTGGTCGTCCAGTGGGACTTAGCTCAACGGTTTCTTtctaaaagtgaatttaaaaaggaatgtatGTTTAAAAAGCTATACCCTTAAATTCTAAACATATACAAAGTGGGTTGTAATTTCTTTAATGTGCAAATGTTTttagacataagaaaaaaataattgtctttCATCATCAAGTTTAGTGATTTCCAAAGGCATAAAATCAAGGATCTATAAATTTTGGCCAACTGCAAATGTCATGTGAAGTCGAATTATTTTAATGCTTACGACAGTATCAGAGAATTAGGGTAAATGCTTTCATATATTCGCAGAAAAAATTAAGGATGATGTAACGGTTTTGAActtatataaagaaatttaataacttAGGGCTAAATTAAGGGACTCCACATATTTGCGTTAGAGAGTATTTCTTTGGCTTTAACACTGCAATGAAATTCCTCATATTAAGTAATGATTATAAAGTTCTAGTAGCTAAAAAGACATATCCTCcctttaattataataaaaattgggGAAGAGAATAGTTGTACAAAACAGAAATGTATAGAGCCACTAATGTTTTGAAACATAATTTACATAAACATAATTTAAAGgtcttctagggcagccccagtggctcagcggtttactgccgccttcggtccaggttgtgatcctggagacccggaatcgagtcccacgtcaggctccttgcatggagcctgcttcttcctctgcctgtgtctctgcctctctctctctctttgtgtctctcatgaataaataaataaaatcttaaaaaaaaataaaataaaggtcttCTACACTTTAGTTATAATCACATTCCACTTTAATCTTTTATAATATGGTAGGTGACTAAAGAAGGTTGTTCTTTCAAATAAGgtattctattaaattttttggAGATCAATCACTTCCTATAAAGGGATTATGTACGTGGAGGGGAGACTGGTCTAGCTGAGAAAACTCTTACTATGTGCTTGTTCAAATATAAGTCCAACCCCAAATAGCATGATCAGGGTTAATCTAGGACACAATAACAAATTTTAACAAACATTCCAGATAACTATAAAGCAATTAATGCATGAGCCATCAACTGAATTTTAGTAGGATCACAGAATTACTAGGTGACAATTTTTGTAATTCAACTTATGCTTTATATGCTAGTTAGAACTAGTTACCCTCTACAAGTCCTAAAAAGAGGTAATAAGCACTAAGATTAAAATCAACCACGAAATTTCCAATGCCAACtgttatttatagtttatttcaaATCTACACTCTACCTCACTGCATCCAAACATGTTTGCAATTGTACGGTTCACAATGGCTGTATAAAAgatctcttgtttctttgaaagtGGTGCATAAACAACTACTTCTCGTTTAGGAGGAACTTCAAGAGCAACATCAGATTTTAGTCTTCTCAGTAAGAAAGGTGTTAGaatctaaaatttaaacataaataaaacatgtgaATGTTAAGCATTCTTATGCTTTCAGGGAATACTCTCTCCACATACCTCTTtgtcccttctcttttttcctttataaatactATTAAGTTTTGAAAGGAGAGATAAAATATCTTCTTGAAATTTCTTCAGACCAGACCACATGACAAACTCATAGTTTTTatctaaaacatttcaaaatttaccAATTTTTCAGAAACTCTAATATAtcttgaatatttgaaaaaatagaaagatgacaTTAATGCCTCTTAGGATTAAAGTTACAGCCCACAGCATTTAAAGTGAGGTTTTGGACTAGTAGAAAACTAACACACCAGGATGCTTGGgggactcagcagttgagtgcctgccttcgaatcagggcgtgatgctggtgtcccgggatcgggtcccgcatcaggttccctacatggaacctacttctctgcctctctctctgtgtgtgggtctcttatgaataagtaaaatctttaaaaaacaaacaaacaaaaaacctaacaCATATGGATGTGTGAATGTAGAAATGGATGTAGAAATGAGTTTCCTTCCCGGGGTTCTTaaacttcaggggtgcctgggtagctcaactccttaagcatccgactttgattttagctcagatcttcatctcagggtcttgatttcaagccccatgttgggctccaaaaTACAACAAACTAGAAGTTCTAAAACTTCAAgcttaaaattccttttattcaTCTTACTGTTGTGTGAGGACATgtaattttcacatttataaacACAGAAACAAGAGTTCTTTTAATTGTATATCCTTTATAACCTTACCTTGAAATATGAATTGATAACTGACTTAcataaagaaaattcattttaggGCTTTGTACTTAAATACTCCACAGGTATAGAGCCAAGCACAGAGAGACCTTACCAGTGACAGAGAGGAATTACTAgcagtttaagaaagaaaaaaaaatctgtaaataggAGCCCAGAAACAAATACACCAAttatcagggaaaaaaatacaaatgatttggTAGGGAAAGTAtgatttgggattttatttttacttgccATTTTTGtact includes:
- the HELLS gene encoding lymphoid-specific helicase isoform X3 — its product is MHYSFESWFDITSLSETAEDIIAKEREQNVLHMLHQILTPFLLRRLKSDVALEVPPKREVVVYAPLSKKQEIFYTAIVNRTIANMFGCSEKETVELSPTGRPRRRARKSINYSKIDDFPNELEKLISQMQPEVDRERAVVETNIPVESEVNLKLQNIMMLLRKCCNHPYLIEYPIDPVTQEFKIDEELVTNSGKFLILDRMLPELKARGHKVLLFSQMTRMLDILMDYCHFRNFNFSRLDGSMSYSEREKNMHSFNTDPDVFIFLVSTRAGGLGINLTAADTVIIYDSDWNPQSDLQAQDRCHRIGQTKPVVVYRLVTANTIDQKIVERAAAKRKLEKLIIHKNHFKGGQSGLNQSKNFLDPKELMELLKSRDYEREVKGSREKVISDKDLELLLDRSDLIDQMNASGPIKEKMGIFKILENSEDSSPECLF
- the HELLS gene encoding lymphoid-specific helicase isoform X2 gives rise to the protein MRKKRGREDESYNIAEVMSKEEILSVAKKNKKENEKESSSSNLCVEDLQKNKDSNSIIKDRLSQTVRQNTKFFFDPVRKCNGQPVPFQQPKHFTGGVMRWYQVEGMEWLRMLWENGINGILADEMGLGKTVQCIATIALMIQRGVPGPFLVCGPLSTLPNWMAEFQRFTPDIPTMLYHGTQQERRKLVKNIHKRKGTLQIHPVVITSFEIAMRDRNALQHCYWKYLIVDEGHRIKNMKCRLIRELKRFNADNKLLLTGTPLQNNLSELWSLLNFLLPDVFDDLKSFESWFDITSLSETAEDIIAKEREQNVLHMLHQILTPFLLRRLKSDVALEVPPKREVVVYAPLSKKQEIFYTAIVNRTIANMFGCSEKETVELSPTGRPRRRARKSINYSKIDDFPNELEKLISQMQPEVDRERAVVETNIPVESEVNLKLQNIMMLLRKCCNHPYLIEYPIDPVTQEFKIDEELVTNSGKFLILDRMLPELKARGHKVLLFSQMTRMLDILMDYCHFRNFNFSRLDGSMSYSEREKNMHSFNTDPDVFIFLVSTRAGGLGINLTAADTVIIYDSDWNPQSDLQAQDRCHRIGQTKPVVVYRLVTANTIDQKIVERAAAKRKLEKLIIHKNHFKGGQSGLNQSKNFLDPKELMELLKSRDYEREVKGSREKVISDKDLELLLDRSDLIDQMNASGPIKEKMGIFKILENSEDSSPECLF